The Lycium barbarum isolate Lr01 chromosome 9, ASM1917538v2, whole genome shotgun sequence genome has a segment encoding these proteins:
- the LOC132609265 gene encoding F-box/kelch-repeat protein At2g43270-like isoform X2, with protein MEPTLEVVEMSIRDNGGPWPEDVVREILLRLPLKSMMRLKCISKNWYQIIKSPSFISERYNWRSKNKILEYPVCEDVGCPTEYQVGSVSVTRG; from the exons ATGGAACCTACTCTTGAAGTTGTTGAAATGTCTATCAG GGATAATGGTGGTCCTTGGCCTGAAGACGTAGTTAGAGAGATTTTACTGAGGTTGCCCTTGAAGTCAATGATGCGATTAAAATGCATAAGCAAAAACTGGTACCAAATTATCAAGAGCCCTAGCTTTATTAGCGAGCGGTACAATTGGAGAAGTAAGAACAAGATTCTCGAATACCCGGTTTGTGAAGATGTTGGATGCCCCACAG agtatcaggttggatctgtTTCTGTtacacgtggctga
- the LOC132609265 gene encoding uncharacterized protein LOC132609265 isoform X1, whose product MEPTLEVVEMSIRDNGGPWPEDVVREILLRLPLKSMMRLKCISKNWYQIIKSPSFISERYNWRSKNKILEYPVCEDVGCPTGTHTSYVLQFYPGWEFRGRSGHGLKRQHDSSTGSEQHTKSKYPGILSDAVIYQTWTKRKLGDSRLEAYLKFKLLETLSYSYTLGEIMCKWSRLLHSLQQYLIYAF is encoded by the exons ATGGAACCTACTCTTGAAGTTGTTGAAATGTCTATCAG GGATAATGGTGGTCCTTGGCCTGAAGACGTAGTTAGAGAGATTTTACTGAGGTTGCCCTTGAAGTCAATGATGCGATTAAAATGCATAAGCAAAAACTGGTACCAAATTATCAAGAGCCCTAGCTTTATTAGCGAGCGGTACAATTGGAGAAGTAAGAACAAGATTCTCGAATACCCGGTTTGTGAAGATGTTGGATGCCCCACAG GTACTCACACTTCATATGTACTACAATTTTATCCTGGCTGGGAATTCAGAGGCAGATCAGGTCATGGACTGAAGAGGCAGCATGACTCTTCAACAGGTTCAGAACAACATACCAAGAGCAAGTATCCTGGAATTCTAAGTGATGCAGTAATTTACCAGACCTGGACAAAGAGGAAACTAGGAGATTCTAGGCTAGAAGCATATCTAAAGTTCAAATTGTTAGAGACATTGTCTTACAGTTATACATTAGGGGAAATAATGTGTAAATGGAGCAGACTCTTACATAGTTTACAACAGTACCTTATCTACGCTTTCTAA